From the genome of Oncorhynchus clarkii lewisi isolate Uvic-CL-2024 chromosome 11, UVic_Ocla_1.0, whole genome shotgun sequence, one region includes:
- the LOC139420528 gene encoding axoneme-associated protein mst101(2)-like, with amino-acid sequence MPGKEHAGKKRTRQENNTPGKEHAGNRTHREEKNMPGKEHTGKKRTRRKKTRREKNTPGRKEHAGKEHAGKRTHREEKNTPEKNTPGKEHTGKKRTRQEKNTPGKEHAGKRTQREEKNTAEKNTPGKEHTGKKRTRRKRTRREKNTPGRKEHAGKRTRREKNTPGRKEHAGKRTRREEKNTPGRKKQAGKEHDGKKRTRREKNTPGKEHTGKKRTCQEKNTPGRKEHAGKKHAGKRTHREEKNTPEKNTPGKEHTGKKRTRRKRTRREKNTPGRKEHARKRTRREKNTPGKEHNGKKRTRRKRTRREKNTPGRKEHAGKEHAGKRTHQEEKNTPGKEHAGKRTRREEKNTPGKEHAEKKRTRREEKNRPEKNTTGRKEHAGKRTRREKNTPGKEHAGKEHARKRTRQEEKNTPGKEHAGKRTRLEKNTPGKKEHARKRTRQKEKNTPGKEHARKRTRREEKNTPVKEHAGKEHARKRTRREEKNTPGRKELARKRTYREKNTPGKEHARKRTCREEKNTPGKEHARKRTRLEEKNTPGKEHAGKKRTRQEEKNMPVRKEHTRKKRTRQEKNMQGKEHAGKEHARKRTRQEEKNTPGKEHAGKRTRLEKNTPGKKEHARKRTRQKEKNTPGKEHARKRTRREEKNTPVKEHAGKKRTRQEKNTP; translated from the exons ATGCCAGGAAAAGAACACGCCGGGAAAAAAAGAACACGCCAGGAAAACAACACGCCGGGAAAAGAACACGCCGGGAATAGAACACACCGGGAAGAAAAGAACATGCCAGGAAAAGAACACACCGGGAAGAAAAGAACACGCCGGAAAAAAACACGCCGGGAAAAGAACACACCGGGAAGAAAAGAACACGCCGGAAAAGAACACGCCGGGAAAAGAACACACCGGGAAGAAAAGAACACGCCGGAAAAGAACACGCCGGGAAAAGAACACACCGGGAAGAAAAGAACACGCCAGGAAAAGAACACGCCGGGAAAAGAACACGCCGGGAAAAGAACACAACGGGAAGAAAAGAACACGGCGGAAAAGAACACGCCGGGAAAAGAACACACCGGGAAGAAAAGAACACGCCGGAAAAGAACACGCCGGGAAAAGAACACACCGGGAAGAAAAGAACACGCCGGGAAAAGAACACGCCGGGAAAAGAACACGCCAGGAAGAAAAGAACACGCCGGGAAAAGAACACGCAGAGAAGAAAAGAACACGCCGGGAAGAAAAAAACAGGCCGGAAAAGAACACGACGGGAAGAAAAGAACACGCCGGGAAAAGAACACGCCGGGAAAAGAACACACCGGGAAGAAAAGAACATGCCAGGAAAAGAACACACCGGGAAGAAAAGAACACGCCGGAAAAAAACACGCCGGGAAAAGAACACACCGGGAAGAAAAGAACACGCCGGAAAAGAACACGCCGGGAAAAGAACACACCGGGAAGAAAAGAACACGCCGGAAAAGAACACGCCGGGAAAAGAACACACCGGGAAGAAAAGAACACGCCAGGAAAAGAACACGCCGGGAAAAGAACACGCCGGGAAAAGAACACAACGGGAAGAAAAGAACACGGCGGAAAAGAACACGCCGGGAAAAGAACACACCGGGAAGAAAAGAACACGCCGGAAAAGAACACGCCGGGAAAAGAACACACCAGGAAGAAAAGAACACGCCGGGAAAAGAACACGCCGGGAAAAGAACACGCCGGGAAGAAAAGAACACGCCGGGAAAAGAACACGCAGAGAAGAAAAGAACACGCCGGGAAGAAAAAAACAGGCCGGAAAAGAACACGACGGGAAGAAAAGAACACGCCGGGAAAAGAACACGCCGGGAAAAGAACACGCCAGGAAAAGAACACGCCGGAAAAGAACACGCCAGGAAAAGAACACGCCAGGAAGAAAAGAACACGCCAGGAAAAGAACACGCCGGGAAAAGAACACGCCTGGAAAAGAACACGCCGGGAAAAAAAGAACACGCCAGGAAAAGAACACGCCAGAAAGAAAAGAACACGCCAGGAAAAGAACACGCCAGAAAAAGAACACGCCGGGAAGAAAAGAACACGCCGGTAAAAGAACACGCCG GAAAAGAACACGCCAGGAAAAGAACACGCCGGGAAGAAAAGAACACGCCGGGAAGAAAAGAACTCGCCAGGAAAAGAACATACCGGGAAAAGAACACGCCGGGAAAAGAACACGCCAGGAAACGAACATGCCGGGAAGAAAAGAACACGCCAGGAAAAGAACACGCCAGGAAAAGAACACGCCTGGAAGAAAAGAACACGCCAGGAAAAGAACACGCCGGGAAGAAAAGAACACGCCAGGAAGAAAAGAACATGCCAGTAAGAAAAGAACACACCAGGAAGAAAAGAACACGCCAGGAAAAGAACATGCAGGGAAAAGAACACGCCGGAAAAGAACACGCCAGGAAAAGAACACGCCAGGAAGAAAAGAACACGCCAGGAAAAGAACACGCCGGGAAAAGAACACGCCTGGAAAAGAACACGCCGGGAAAAAAAGAACACGCCAGGAAAAGAACACGCCAGAAAGAAAAGAACACGCCAGGAAAAGAACACGCCAGGAAAAGAACACGCCGGGAAGAAAAGAACACGCCGGTAAAAGAACACGCCGGTAAGAAAAGAACACGCCAGGAAAAGAACACGCCGTGA
- the LOC139420529 gene encoding axoneme-associated protein mst101(2)-like, which yields MPGRKEHARKRTRQEKKTPGRKEHARKRTRREEKNTPGRKEHTSKKRTHQEEKNTPGKEHTRKKRTRQEKNMQGKEHAGKEHAGKRTRREKNTPGKEHVGKRTGQEKNMPGKEQARKRTRREEKNTPGKEHAGKKRTRQEEKNKPGKEHARKRTRQEEKNTPGRKEHARKNTRQKEKNTPGKEHARKRTRRKRTRQEKNTPGREEHARKRTRREKNTPGKEHAVKTRTRQEKNTPGRKEHAGKKRTRRTRREKNTPGKEHTRKRTRQEEKNTPGRKEHARKKRTRQKEKNTPGKEHARKKRTRQDKNTPGRKEHARKRTRREEKNTPGKEHARKKRTRQEKNTPGKEHASKRTRREEKNTPGKEHAGKKRTRREKNTPGKEHARKRTHREKNTPGKEHAGKRTCREKNTPGRKEHTRKRTRQEKNTPGKEHARKRTRREKNMLGKEHAGKRTHREKNTLEKDRNGYQQTQALPPQDLQRQRLFKLRRQNKFVLAPKNLMNFYICPIESIL from the exons ATGCCGGGAAGAAAAGAACACGCCAGGAAAAGAACACGCCAGGAAAAGAAAACGCCTGGAAGAAAAGAACACGCCAGGAAAAGAACACGCCGGGAAGAAAAGAACACGCCAGGAAGAAAAGAACATACCAGTAAGAAAAGAACACACCAGGAAGAAAAGAACACGCCAGGAAAAGAACACACCAGGAAGAAAAGAACACGCCAGGAAAAGAACATGCAGGGAAAAGAACATGCCGGAAAAGAACACGCCGGGAAAAGAACACGCCGGGAAAAGAACACACCGGGAAAAGAACATGTCGGGAAAAGAACAGGCCAGGAAAAGAACATGCCGGGAAAAGAACAAGCCAGGAAAAGAACACGCCGGGAAGAAAAGAACACGCCGGGAAAAGAACACGCCGGGAAGAAAAGAACACGCCAGGAAGAAAAGAACAAGCCAGGAAAAGAACACGCCAGGAAAAGAACACGCCAGGAAGAAAAGAACACTCCAGGAAGAAAAGAACACGCCAGGAAAAATACACGCCAGAAAGAAAAGAACACGCCAGGAAAAGAACACGCCAGGAAAAGAACACGCCGGAAAAGAACACGCCAGGAAAAGAACACGCCGGGAAGAGAAGAACACGCCAGGAAAAGAACACGCCGGGAAAAGAACACGCCTGGAAAAGAACACGCCGTGAAGACAAGAACACGCCAGGAAAAGAACACGCCAGGAAGAAAAGAACACGCCGGGAAGAAAAGAACACGCCG AACACGCCGGGAAAAGAACACGCCAGGAAAAGAACACACCAGGAAAAGAACACGCCAGGAAGAAAAGAACACGCCAGGAAGAAAAGAACACGCCAGAAAGAAAAGAACACGCCAGAAAGAAAAGAACACGCCAGGAAAAGAACACGCCAGGAAGAAAAGAACACGCCAGGATAAGAACACGCCAGGAAGAAAAGAACACGCCAGGAAAAGAACACGCCGGGAAGAAAAGAACACGCCGGGAAAAGAACACGCCAGGAAGAAAAGAACACGCCAGGAAAAGAACACGCCGGGAAAAGAACACGCCAGCAAAAGAACACGCCGGGAAGAAAAGAACACGCCAGGAAAAGAACACGCCGGGAAGAAAAGAACACGCCGGGAAAAGAACACGCCAGGAAAAGAACACGCCAGGAAAAGAACACACCGGGAAAAGAACACGCCAGGAAAAGAACACGCCGGGAAAAGAACATGCCGGGAAAAGAACACGCCGGGAAGAAAAGAACACACCAGGAAAAGAACACGCCAGGAAAAGAACACGCCGGGAAAAGAACACGCCAGGAAAAGAACACGCCGGGAAAAGAACATGCTGGGAAAAGAACACGCAGGGAAAAGAACACACCGGGAAAAGAACACGCTGGAAAAGGACAGGAATGGGTACCAGCAAACACAAGCCCTGCCCCCACAAGATCTGCAG AggcagcgcctcttcaaactcaggaggcagaataaatttgtcttggcccctaagaACCTCATGAACTTCTACATCTgccccattgagagcatcctgtag